From one Lolium rigidum isolate FL_2022 chromosome 4, APGP_CSIRO_Lrig_0.1, whole genome shotgun sequence genomic stretch:
- the LOC124706359 gene encoding NAC domain-containing protein 67-like, giving the protein MVMAAAARRDAEAELNLPPGFRFHPTDEELVAHYLCARAAGRAAPVSIIAELDLYRFSPWELPERALFGAREWYFFTPRDRKYPNGSRPNRAAGAGYWKATGADKPVVHAGRTAGIKKALVFYHGKPPRGVKTDWIMHEYRLAGADASSAAKKNKSKDGTLRLDDWVLCRLYNKKNEWEKKMQQDKADMAAAASQSVSWGETRTPESEIDNDPFPELEDSLPALQGIMGTTDTILPKEEVQDLDSDWLMGINLDDLQLPWDDSYAPSFLSPLAAMKMEQDLSPFF; this is encoded by the coding sequence ATGGTgatggcggcggcagcgcggcgGGACGCGGAGGCAGAGCTGAACCTGCCGCCGGGGTTCCGGTTCCACCCGACGGACGAGGAGCTGGTGGCGCACTACCTctgcgcgcgcgccgccggccgcgccgcgccgGTGTCCATCATCGCCGAGCTCGACCTCTACCGGTTCAGCCCGTGGGAGCTCCCGGAGAGGGCGCTCTTCGGCGCCCGCGAGTGGTACTTCTTCACGCCGCGGGACCGCAAGTACCCCAACGGCTCCAGGCCCAACCGGGCCGCCGGGGCCGGCTACTGGAAGGCCACCGGCGCTGACAAGCCCGTCGTGCACGCCGGGAGGACCGCCGGGATCAAGAAGGCGCTCGTCTTCTACCACGGCAAGCCGCCGCGAGGGGTCAAGACGGACTGGATCATGCACGAGTACCGGCTCGCCGGCGCCGACGCATCCTCCGCCGCCAAGAAGAACAAGAGCAAGGACGGCACGCTCAGGCTCGACGACTGGGTGCTCTGCCGCCTCTACAACAAGAAGAACGAGTGGGAGAAGAAGATGCAGCAGGACAAGGCGGACATGGCTGCGGCGGCGTCACAATCAGTCTCGTGGGGGGAGACGCGGACGCCTGAGTCGGAGATCGACAACGACCCCTTCCCAGAGCTGGAGGACTCGCTGCCGGCGTTGCAGGGGATAATGGGGACGACAGACACGATACTGCCCAAGGAGGAGGTGCAGGACCTGGACAGCGACTGGCTCATGGGGATCAACCTCGACGATCTGCAGCTTCCCTGGGACGACTCCTACGCACCCTCCTTCCTGTCGCCGCTGGCCGCGATGAAGATGGAGCAGGACCTCAGCCCATTCTTCTGA